One Halobacterium sp. DL1 DNA window includes the following coding sequences:
- a CDS encoding carboxypeptidase has product MATEATTEAPEAYDALLDHYEQLSNVNSANMLLSWDQEVMMPEGGTPARSQQKSALSSLSHDLLTEDKVGDWLDELAEADLTDEQDAVVREIRREYERADRVPNDLVAEISEKTSEALPKWKEAKEEDDFSIFAPILEELIELKKEYAAHIDDEADPYEVLFADYEPYLDLETAERVLERLREELVPLIADIRESDVELADPFEGDFDVDTQEELARDTLDTLGYDWEHGRLDTAPHPFSTGNQFDARVTTRFAEDDPLGALTSTIHEFGHARYTLGLPREQYGNPLGESRDLTVHESQSRLWENHVGRSRVFWEKFLPAMKERFPQVEDATPEDAYEAANEVYEDNLIRVEADELTYHMHIIVRFEIERELIEGDLDVADVPERWNDKYEEYLGIRPETDAEGCLQDIHWSHGSFGYFPTYSLGSVLAAQIYDALEADVGDVEAKVREGNFDVIAEWLEENVHQHGARYTTPELVEEATGEEYNADHFVDYVTEKYAELYDL; this is encoded by the coding sequence ATGGCGACAGAGGCTACGACGGAAGCCCCGGAAGCGTACGACGCCCTCCTCGACCACTACGAGCAGCTGTCGAACGTCAACAGCGCGAACATGCTGCTCTCCTGGGACCAGGAGGTCATGATGCCCGAGGGCGGGACGCCCGCCCGCTCCCAGCAGAAGTCCGCGCTCTCCTCGCTCTCCCACGACCTGCTCACCGAGGACAAGGTCGGCGATTGGCTCGACGAACTCGCCGAGGCCGACCTGACGGACGAGCAGGATGCCGTGGTGCGCGAGATTCGACGCGAGTACGAGCGCGCCGACCGCGTCCCGAACGACCTGGTGGCCGAGATATCCGAGAAGACCTCCGAGGCGCTCCCGAAGTGGAAGGAAGCGAAAGAGGAAGACGACTTCTCCATCTTCGCGCCCATCCTCGAGGAACTCATCGAGTTGAAGAAGGAGTACGCGGCGCACATCGACGACGAGGCCGACCCCTACGAGGTGCTGTTCGCGGACTACGAGCCGTACCTCGACCTCGAGACCGCCGAACGGGTACTCGAACGTCTCCGCGAGGAACTCGTCCCGCTAATCGCGGACATCCGCGAGAGCGACGTCGAACTCGCCGACCCCTTCGAGGGCGACTTCGACGTGGACACCCAGGAGGAACTCGCCCGGGACACCCTCGACACGCTCGGATACGACTGGGAGCACGGCCGCCTCGACACCGCCCCGCACCCGTTCTCGACGGGGAACCAGTTCGACGCCCGGGTCACCACGCGGTTCGCCGAAGACGACCCGCTCGGCGCGCTCACCTCGACCATCCACGAGTTCGGCCACGCGCGCTACACGCTCGGCCTCCCCCGTGAGCAGTACGGCAACCCGCTCGGCGAGTCCCGAGACCTCACCGTCCACGAGTCCCAGAGCCGCCTCTGGGAGAACCACGTCGGGCGCTCCCGCGTCTTCTGGGAGAAGTTCCTCCCCGCGATGAAGGAGCGATTCCCGCAGGTCGAGGACGCTACCCCCGAGGACGCCTACGAGGCCGCCAACGAGGTGTACGAGGACAACCTCATCCGGGTCGAGGCGGACGAACTCACCTACCACATGCACATCATCGTCCGCTTCGAGATCGAGCGCGAACTCATCGAGGGCGACCTCGACGTCGCGGACGTCCCCGAGCGCTGGAACGACAAGTACGAGGAGTACCTCGGCATCCGACCCGAGACCGACGCGGAGGGCTGCCTCCAGGACATCCACTGGAGCCACGGCTCCTTCGGTTACTTCCCGACGTACTCGCTGGGCAGCGTGCTCGCCGCCCAGATTTACGACGCTCTCGAAGCCGACGTGGGCGACGTCGAGGCGAAGGTCCGCGAAGGCAACTTCGACGTCATCGCGGAGTGGCTCGAAGAGAACGTCCACCAGCACGGCGCCCGCTACACCACGCCCGAACTCGTCGAGGAAGCCACCGGCGAGGAGTACAACGCCGACCACTTCGTCGACTACGTCACCGAGAAGTACGCGGAACTGTACGACCTGTAA
- a CDS encoding acetyltransferase gives MPGPVFLSGDSVTLRPPEYEDLDAIREWMNDPAVWRPALDAKPMNADLAEDYFERVLVTEDDVHVTVCADDEPVGHASLTTSQYGPTATERARSVELAYHLGADHHGQGYGSEAASLLVQYAFEDWNMRRVFARAGAFNDASIGLLESLGFEKEGARREAAYYRGDYYDMLTYGLLREEWESR, from the coding sequence ATGCCCGGTCCAGTGTTTCTCTCCGGCGACAGCGTGACCCTCCGACCGCCCGAGTACGAGGACCTCGACGCGATTCGCGAGTGGATGAACGACCCGGCCGTGTGGCGGCCCGCCCTCGACGCGAAGCCGATGAACGCCGACCTCGCCGAGGACTACTTCGAGCGCGTGCTCGTCACCGAGGACGACGTCCACGTCACCGTCTGTGCGGACGACGAGCCGGTCGGTCACGCCAGCCTGACGACGAGCCAGTACGGGCCGACAGCGACCGAGCGCGCCCGCAGCGTCGAACTCGCGTACCACCTGGGCGCCGACCACCACGGACAGGGGTACGGCAGCGAGGCCGCGAGCCTGCTCGTGCAGTACGCCTTCGAGGACTGGAACATGCGCCGGGTGTTCGCCCGGGCCGGCGCGTTCAACGACGCCTCCATCGGCCTCCTCGAATCGCTCGGCTTCGAGAAGGAGGGTGCGCGCCGCGAGGCCGCCTACTACCGCGGCGACTACTACGACATGCTCACGTACGGCCTGCTCCGCGAGGAGTGGGAGAGCCGGTAG
- a CDS encoding IMP dehydrogenase, with translation MRAAIYQGPGDITVEEVPKPEIEAPTDAVVRVTHTAVCGSDLWFYRGDSDREVGSPVGHEPMGIVEDVGEDVTSVEPGDRVLAPFSISCGECEFCRKGLYTSCVEDESWGGDNGGAQGEYVKCPFADGTLVRVPDRHADDEDTLESLLPLTDVMATGHHAAVSAGVGEGDTAVVIGDGAVGLCGVIAAQRLGAERIVAMGHHEDRLELAEAFGATETVAARGEDAVERALELTYGGANHVMECVGAAAAMDTAISVARPGGTVGYVGVPHGVQAGGGLDVFSLFTDNITLNGGVAPVRAYVEDLMADVLQGTLDPSPIFTKTVGLEGVPEGYRAMDERDAVKVMVKL, from the coding sequence ATGCGCGCAGCCATCTACCAGGGACCCGGCGACATCACCGTCGAGGAGGTACCGAAACCCGAAATCGAGGCGCCGACGGACGCCGTCGTGCGCGTCACGCACACCGCCGTCTGCGGGTCGGACCTCTGGTTCTACCGCGGCGACAGCGACCGGGAGGTGGGGTCGCCCGTCGGCCACGAACCGATGGGCATCGTCGAAGACGTCGGCGAGGACGTCACGTCGGTCGAACCCGGCGACCGCGTGCTCGCGCCGTTCTCCATCAGTTGTGGGGAGTGCGAGTTCTGCCGGAAGGGGCTGTACACCTCCTGCGTAGAGGACGAGTCTTGGGGCGGAGACAACGGCGGCGCGCAGGGCGAGTACGTGAAGTGCCCGTTTGCGGACGGCACGCTCGTCCGGGTGCCCGACCGGCACGCCGACGACGAGGACACGCTCGAATCGCTCCTGCCGCTGACGGACGTGATGGCGACCGGCCACCACGCTGCCGTGAGCGCGGGCGTCGGCGAGGGCGACACTGCGGTCGTCATCGGCGACGGTGCGGTGGGACTCTGTGGCGTGATCGCGGCCCAGCGCCTCGGTGCGGAGCGAATCGTCGCGATGGGCCACCACGAGGACCGCCTCGAACTCGCCGAGGCGTTCGGCGCGACAGAGACCGTCGCCGCCCGGGGCGAGGACGCGGTCGAGCGCGCACTGGAACTCACCTACGGCGGCGCGAACCACGTGATGGAGTGCGTCGGCGCGGCCGCCGCGATGGACACCGCCATCTCGGTCGCGCGGCCGGGCGGAACGGTCGGCTACGTCGGCGTCCCCCACGGCGTCCAGGCGGGCGGCGGACTCGACGTCTTCTCGTTGTTCACGGACAACATCACGCTGAACGGCGGCGTCGCACCTGTCCGGGCGTACGTCGAGGACCTGATGGCCGACGTGCTACAGGGTACGCTCGACCCATCGCCCATCTTCACGAAGACGGTGGGCCTCGAGGGCGTCCCGGAGGGCTACCGCGCGATGGACGAGCGCGACGCCGTCAAGGTCATGGTGAAGCTCTGA
- a CDS encoding carboxypeptidase yields MATNTPESAASEPDAYEALEERTKRLSYLGDARGVLGWDQRVMMPEGGAPARGKQLSALMTVSHDLLTDDEVGEWLDELDGRDLDDDQQVLVRELRRRYERSDSVTSDLVAELTETQSDAQQVWEDAKAAADFSQFAPTLADLRDLHVERAEQIDPGTDPYEVMFEDGEPYLPLDRVEEIFDTLREELVPLVADIKDSDAEFTSPFAGEYDDDTQMGLCREIVDRLGYDWNRGRLDTAPHPFMVGPQFDARITTRFTSDDPVDAMLSTIHEFGHASYQHGLRDDAYGLPLGQSRSSGVHESQSRFWENHIGRTEAFWEYAVPFVNERLGTDADPRAAYEAVNRIYPDNCIRVEADELTYHMHIILRSDVEKAFVSGDLAVEDVPERWNDLMEEYLGIRPETDAEGCLQDIHWTGGFGSFQNYTVGSVLAAQLDATMREDLDVDGLVREGEFEPIREWLTEHVHRHGQRYTTDELVEVATGEPLTADYFVDYAREKFGDLYDL; encoded by the coding sequence ATGGCGACGAACACCCCCGAATCGGCGGCGTCCGAACCGGACGCCTACGAGGCCCTCGAAGAGCGGACGAAGCGACTCTCCTACCTCGGCGACGCCCGCGGCGTCCTCGGCTGGGACCAGCGCGTGATGATGCCCGAGGGCGGCGCGCCAGCCCGCGGCAAACAGCTCTCGGCGCTGATGACGGTGAGCCACGACCTGCTCACCGACGACGAGGTGGGCGAGTGGCTCGACGAACTCGACGGCCGCGACCTCGACGACGACCAGCAGGTGCTCGTCCGGGAACTCCGCCGGCGCTACGAGCGCTCGGACAGCGTCACCAGCGACCTCGTCGCCGAGCTGACGGAGACGCAGTCCGACGCACAGCAGGTGTGGGAGGACGCCAAGGCCGCCGCCGACTTCTCGCAGTTCGCGCCCACCCTCGCGGACCTCCGGGACCTCCACGTCGAGCGCGCCGAACAGATCGACCCCGGGACGGACCCCTACGAGGTGATGTTCGAGGACGGCGAGCCGTACCTCCCGCTGGACCGCGTCGAGGAGATATTCGACACGCTCCGCGAGGAACTCGTCCCGCTCGTCGCGGACATCAAGGACAGCGACGCGGAGTTCACGTCGCCGTTCGCCGGGGAGTACGACGACGACACCCAGATGGGGCTCTGCCGCGAGATCGTCGACCGACTGGGCTACGACTGGAATCGGGGTCGCCTCGACACCGCGCCCCACCCGTTCATGGTCGGCCCGCAGTTCGACGCCCGCATCACGACCCGGTTCACGTCCGACGACCCCGTGGACGCGATGCTGTCGACCATCCACGAGTTCGGTCACGCGAGCTACCAGCACGGCCTCCGCGACGACGCCTACGGCCTGCCGCTCGGCCAGTCCCGCTCGTCGGGCGTCCACGAGTCCCAGTCGCGGTTCTGGGAGAACCACATCGGGCGCACGGAGGCGTTCTGGGAGTACGCCGTGCCGTTCGTCAACGAACGCCTCGGGACCGACGCCGACCCCCGGGCGGCCTACGAGGCGGTCAACCGCATCTACCCGGACAACTGCATCCGCGTGGAGGCGGACGAACTCACCTACCACATGCACATCATCCTCCGCTCGGACGTCGAGAAGGCGTTCGTCTCCGGCGACCTGGCGGTCGAAGACGTCCCGGAGCGGTGGAACGACCTGATGGAGGAGTACCTGGGCATCCGTCCCGAGACCGACGCGGAGGGCTGTCTGCAGGACATCCACTGGACGGGGGGCTTCGGGTCCTTCCAGAACTACACTGTGGGGAGCGTGCTCGCCGCCCAACTCGACGCGACGATGCGCGAGGACCTCGACGTCGACGGCCTGGTCCGCGAGGGCGAGTTCGAACCCATCCGCGAGTGGCTCACCGAGCACGTCCATCGGCACGGCCAGCGGTACACGACCGACGAACTCGTCGAAGTCGCCACCGGCGAACCGCTGACCGCGGACTACTTCGTCGACTACGCCCGCGAGAAGTTCGGCGACCTCTACGACCTGTAG
- a CDS encoding UvrD/REP helicase: MTDSEPEVTRLFGGPGSGKTTALLDHVEELLEDDDVSVRDILVVSYTRAAAAEVRDRGAERLDVNPRSLRGNVATMHAKAYELLGLSRGDVVGEDDKEDFCEEYGIPFEDEYSSGSRRTARSTTLGNKVIATSQWLQRTGRDVSDWYDVPFRWNDEEVRLPPEIDDNAQTGNKYTPTWPSTDERYDIPEAIRAWRAYKGENELVGFADMLERVKQRSLLPDVDYLVIDEFQDITSLQYEVYEEWRPHMERVLIAGDDDQVVYAWQGADPELLLNTHVTDDVVLPNSYRLPSQVLKVVQQEISHIETRQEKDLKPRKEGGSVEAIDSPSMLDLVRNVRSTVQQSDDETVMVLFRARYQLFDFVDEFIGEGIPFKALTDQRMWTDRLQQYISAVEALENDNPIDGLQARRLMDMLQDSAFGTRERNDLREAIDEAQGEDTDLTDLTFTAEFIRDYVPFVPGPTAAADMLRKVTRYQRKSIDAYFQGDYRGMDPERVRVGTIHSAKGREADHIFLSTDLTEKVVEQMAATADPEDVPEGIEFTSKTSPVPILTDNERRVFYVGMSRARERLVILQNLIGGAPTLPIDVLLYGEQTGQTLEDALEADTPVQLP; encoded by the coding sequence ATGACGGACTCGGAGCCGGAAGTCACGCGGCTGTTCGGTGGTCCGGGGAGCGGCAAGACGACCGCGCTCCTGGACCACGTCGAGGAACTTCTCGAGGACGACGATGTATCAGTTCGGGACATCCTCGTCGTGTCGTACACACGCGCCGCCGCGGCCGAGGTTCGCGACCGGGGCGCGGAGCGACTCGACGTGAACCCGCGGTCGCTGCGGGGGAACGTCGCCACGATGCACGCCAAGGCCTACGAACTGCTCGGGCTCTCGCGGGGCGACGTCGTCGGCGAAGACGACAAGGAGGACTTCTGCGAGGAGTACGGGATTCCCTTCGAGGACGAGTACTCCTCGGGTTCGCGGCGGACTGCCCGCTCCACCACGCTCGGCAACAAGGTCATCGCCACCTCCCAGTGGCTCCAGCGAACCGGCCGCGACGTCTCGGACTGGTACGACGTCCCGTTCCGCTGGAACGACGAGGAGGTGCGCCTCCCGCCGGAGATCGACGACAACGCCCAGACGGGCAACAAGTACACGCCGACGTGGCCCTCGACGGACGAGCGCTACGACATCCCGGAGGCCATCCGGGCGTGGCGCGCGTACAAGGGCGAGAACGAACTCGTCGGCTTCGCGGACATGCTCGAACGCGTGAAGCAGCGCTCGCTGCTCCCCGACGTCGACTACCTCGTCATCGACGAGTTCCAGGACATCACGAGCCTGCAGTACGAGGTGTACGAGGAGTGGCGCCCGCACATGGAGCGCGTGCTCATCGCGGGCGACGACGACCAGGTCGTCTACGCGTGGCAGGGCGCGGACCCCGAACTCCTCCTCAACACCCACGTCACCGACGACGTGGTGCTGCCGAACTCCTACCGGCTCCCCTCGCAGGTGCTCAAGGTCGTCCAGCAGGAGATCAGCCACATCGAGACGCGCCAGGAGAAGGACCTCAAACCCCGCAAGGAGGGCGGGAGCGTCGAGGCCATCGACAGCCCGTCGATGCTCGACCTGGTGCGGAACGTCCGCTCGACCGTCCAGCAGTCCGACGACGAGACGGTGATGGTGCTGTTCCGCGCCCGCTACCAGCTGTTCGACTTCGTCGACGAGTTCATCGGCGAGGGCATCCCGTTCAAGGCGCTCACCGACCAGCGCATGTGGACCGACCGACTCCAGCAGTACATCTCCGCCGTCGAGGCCCTGGAGAACGACAACCCCATCGACGGGCTGCAGGCCCGCCGCCTGATGGACATGCTCCAGGACTCGGCGTTCGGCACCCGCGAGCGCAACGACCTCCGGGAGGCCATCGACGAGGCCCAGGGCGAGGACACGGACCTCACGGACCTCACGTTCACCGCGGAGTTCATCCGCGACTACGTCCCGTTCGTCCCCGGCCCGACAGCCGCCGCGGACATGCTCCGGAAGGTCACGCGCTACCAGCGCAAGAGCATCGACGCGTACTTCCAGGGCGACTACCGCGGCATGGACCCCGAGCGCGTTCGCGTCGGCACCATCCACTCCGCGAAGGGCCGCGAGGCCGACCACATCTTCCTCTCGACGGACCTCACCGAGAAGGTCGTCGAGCAGATGGCGGCCACCGCCGACCCCGAGGACGTCCCGGAGGGCATCGAGTTCACGAGCAAGACCAGCCCCGTCCCGATTCTGACGGACAACGAGCGCCGCGTCTTCTACGTCGGCATGAGCCGTGCCCGCGAGCGCCTCGTCATCCTCCAGAACCTCATCGGCGGCGCCCCGACGCTGCCCATCGACGTGCTCCTCTACGGGGAGCAGACCGGTCAGACCCTCGAGGACGCCCTCGAAGCCGACACCCCGGTCCAGCTCCCGTGA
- a CDS encoding riboflavin synthase subunit alpha produces MFTGIVEETGIVEDVVDGEGGRRLRISTDALTDFTHGESISVGGVCLTVEEHGSDWFTAFTATETLEKTSLETVGESDRVNLERALPADGRLDGHIVQGHVDTTTEVVDVESVGEDWTYTFALPAGHEQYVAQKGSVTLDGVSLTVAAVDDTAGTFSVAIVPTTYDLTTIGERDPGDSVNVEVDVLAKYVERLNGY; encoded by the coding sequence GTGTTCACCGGAATCGTCGAGGAGACGGGCATCGTCGAGGACGTGGTCGACGGCGAGGGTGGCCGTCGCCTCCGAATCAGCACCGACGCGCTCACCGACTTCACGCACGGCGAGAGCATCAGCGTCGGCGGCGTCTGCCTCACGGTCGAGGAGCACGGGTCGGACTGGTTCACCGCGTTCACCGCCACGGAGACCCTCGAGAAGACCTCCCTCGAGACGGTGGGGGAGAGCGACCGCGTGAACCTCGAACGCGCGCTCCCTGCGGACGGCCGCCTCGACGGCCACATCGTGCAGGGCCACGTCGACACCACCACCGAAGTGGTTGACGTCGAGTCGGTCGGCGAGGACTGGACGTACACGTTCGCGCTCCCGGCGGGCCACGAGCAGTACGTCGCCCAGAAGGGGTCGGTCACGCTCGACGGCGTCAGCCTCACCGTCGCCGCCGTCGACGACACCGCGGGTACGTTCTCCGTCGCCATCGTCCCCACGACGTACGACCTCACCACCATCGGGGAGCGCGACCCCGGAGACAGCGTCAACGTCGAGGTGGACGTGCTGGCGAAGTACGTCGAGCGCCTGAACGGCTACTGA
- a CDS encoding RNA-binding protein, translating to MTRVRVRGIYATALTHLFREAGLDVVAASPPIRERFEADFETAEHDADVWMTPDRQGVGVAATPDAAEAVFAVLRDVGLDTFVWADRAARGAVFDAVVERTVGGGAVVDLGEGREAYLPFDTADSHVEEGDTLRVQVHEPNPPWGRDRPVIGTEIRAPGGVATLERGVDALVAGTPGGGADHELARTTELLDPDLPDNWGVRWEYDAEDADMSALGDALDTVADVAADLEAALADAPDPGDDAPRLVAAPEETAWAWFGRDSRFALDDRRREVAPTMDGHHRVKAGSETASGAVDFAESLGVETGSFPFDAVTDQFGPREGDTVALRHGKPDGRRITLGRGEVTDVDSEKGRLSVEREMTAGGVYDELDVEREAGDVATTRFTEGNWWYPTVYRADDGTVKGTYLNVSTPVEVFPNTVRYVDLHVDVVKHADGTVEVVDEDELQDCVDAGTVSPELAERALDVAERVRRAVEN from the coding sequence ATGACGCGCGTCCGCGTCCGCGGCATCTACGCGACGGCACTCACCCACCTCTTTCGAGAGGCCGGCCTCGACGTGGTCGCGGCGTCGCCGCCCATCCGCGAGCGCTTCGAGGCCGACTTCGAGACGGCCGAACACGACGCCGACGTCTGGATGACGCCCGACCGGCAGGGCGTCGGCGTCGCCGCCACCCCCGACGCCGCCGAAGCCGTGTTCGCGGTCCTCCGCGACGTTGGCCTCGACACGTTCGTGTGGGCGGACCGTGCGGCCCGCGGCGCAGTGTTCGATGCCGTCGTGGAGCGCACGGTCGGCGGCGGCGCCGTCGTCGACCTGGGTGAGGGTCGGGAGGCGTACCTGCCCTTCGACACCGCCGACAGCCACGTCGAGGAGGGCGACACGCTCCGTGTGCAGGTTCACGAACCGAACCCGCCGTGGGGCCGCGACCGGCCGGTGATCGGCACCGAGATTCGCGCGCCGGGCGGGGTGGCGACGCTCGAACGCGGCGTCGACGCGCTCGTCGCGGGGACGCCGGGGGGCGGCGCGGACCACGAACTCGCCCGGACCACGGAACTGCTCGACCCGGACCTCCCCGACAACTGGGGCGTCCGCTGGGAGTACGACGCGGAGGACGCAGACATGAGCGCGCTCGGCGACGCCCTCGACACGGTCGCCGACGTCGCCGCCGACCTGGAGGCCGCGCTCGCCGACGCGCCCGACCCCGGGGACGATGCGCCGCGACTGGTCGCCGCCCCCGAGGAGACGGCCTGGGCGTGGTTCGGGCGCGACTCCCGGTTCGCGCTCGACGACCGCCGCCGCGAGGTGGCCCCGACGATGGACGGCCACCACCGCGTCAAGGCCGGCAGCGAGACGGCCAGCGGCGCGGTCGACTTCGCGGAGTCGCTCGGCGTCGAGACGGGGTCGTTCCCGTTCGACGCGGTGACCGACCAGTTCGGCCCCCGCGAGGGCGACACGGTGGCGCTCCGGCACGGCAAGCCCGACGGCCGACGCATCACGCTCGGCCGGGGCGAGGTCACCGACGTCGACAGCGAGAAGGGGAGACTCTCCGTCGAGCGGGAGATGACGGCCGGTGGCGTCTACGACGAGCTCGACGTCGAGCGCGAGGCGGGCGACGTCGCCACCACCCGGTTCACGGAGGGGAACTGGTGGTACCCGACCGTCTACCGCGCCGACGACGGCACCGTCAAGGGGACCTACCTGAACGTCTCGACGCCCGTCGAGGTGTTCCCGAACACAGTCCGGTACGTCGACCTCCACGTGGACGTGGTGAAACACGCCGACGGCACGGTCGAGGTCGTCGACGAGGACGAGCTACAGGACTGCGTGGACGCGGGCACCGTCTCCCCGGAGCTCGCGGAGCGGGCGCTAGACGTCGCCGAGCGCGTGCGGCGCGCCGTCGAGAACTAG
- a CDS encoding nitrogen-fixing protein NifU has protein sequence MSETAGAGDLHERVETWLTAQMPIIRSHGGTSAIRKADPEDGEVIVELGGACSGCGISPRTAQRIKMDLAAEFDEVNDVVVRFTDGDGGGWGGDQPESFMGVDRNEGGRGGRGEGSPDSDSHF, from the coding sequence ATGAGCGAGACAGCGGGCGCGGGGGACCTCCACGAGCGCGTCGAGACGTGGCTCACGGCCCAGATGCCGATCATCCGGAGTCACGGCGGAACGAGCGCCATTCGGAAGGCCGACCCCGAGGACGGCGAAGTCATCGTCGAACTCGGCGGCGCCTGTTCAGGGTGTGGTATCAGCCCCCGGACCGCCCAGCGGATCAAGATGGACCTCGCGGCGGAGTTCGACGAAGTCAACGACGTCGTCGTGCGGTTCACGGACGGCGACGGCGGCGGGTGGGGCGGCGACCAGCCGGAGAGCTTCATGGGCGTCGACCGCAACGAGGGCGGGCGCGGCGGGCGCGGCGAGGGCAGTCCGGACTCCGACAGCCACTTCTAG
- a CDS encoding nitrogen fixation protein NifU — protein MRRRDVLRGALGAAALPLVSSAVTADSQDSYEPLGHVAIEATKEVVVDGETAYAATTDGFATVDVSDPATPEVLSEASFLLSERENGPLRQIYDVKVDGDTLIVVGPANGSSQEILQGMAVYDVSDPASPERTGFHETDFPIHNAYLDGDVAYLTANDQRNNPVVMVDVSATPEEVGRWSIVDHDDRWRTVNWFVRSNHDLYVQDGTLYIAHWDAGTWLVDVSDPANPEYVNHFGHYDVTDLQNLEQPYVEGVEVPGNSHYVTVNDDATLLGSGAEAWDVAETENQGGPGGIDLWDISDPQNPEKVAFVEPPETPDATQQGTWTTSHNFELRGDRLYTSWYRGGVKLFDVSDPTNPEELAWWRQPEQASFWTAQYLSGDAFVTSNRAGSGDYPSGVYTFPNRAGEQANPPSMAPQTPTTTAGGSTTSGSDSTATTAAQSTTTSAVGDTTTEVPEGSDSGVGVPGFGVVAGLSAASAAALAAWRRLD, from the coding sequence ATGCGACGACGCGACGTGCTGCGCGGCGCCCTGGGCGCAGCAGCCCTCCCACTGGTGAGTAGCGCGGTGACCGCCGACAGTCAGGACTCCTACGAGCCGCTCGGCCACGTCGCCATCGAGGCGACCAAGGAGGTCGTGGTCGACGGCGAAACGGCCTACGCAGCCACGACCGACGGGTTCGCTACGGTGGACGTCAGCGACCCCGCCACCCCCGAGGTGCTCTCCGAGGCGTCGTTCCTCCTCTCTGAGCGGGAGAACGGCCCGCTCCGACAGATCTACGACGTGAAGGTGGACGGCGACACGCTGATCGTCGTCGGTCCGGCGAACGGGTCCAGCCAGGAGATACTGCAGGGGATGGCGGTGTACGACGTCAGCGACCCCGCCAGCCCGGAGCGCACAGGCTTCCACGAAACCGACTTTCCCATCCACAACGCCTACCTCGACGGCGACGTGGCGTACCTCACCGCGAACGACCAGCGGAACAACCCGGTCGTGATGGTGGACGTGAGCGCCACCCCCGAGGAGGTCGGGCGCTGGTCCATCGTCGACCACGACGACCGGTGGCGCACCGTCAACTGGTTCGTGCGGTCGAACCACGACCTCTACGTCCAGGACGGCACGCTGTACATCGCGCACTGGGACGCCGGCACGTGGCTCGTCGACGTCAGTGACCCCGCGAATCCGGAGTACGTGAATCACTTCGGCCACTACGACGTGACGGACCTCCAGAACCTCGAACAGCCCTACGTCGAGGGCGTCGAGGTTCCGGGCAACTCCCACTACGTCACGGTCAACGACGACGCGACGCTGCTGGGCTCCGGCGCGGAGGCCTGGGACGTCGCCGAGACGGAGAACCAGGGCGGGCCGGGCGGCATCGACCTCTGGGACATCTCGGACCCCCAGAACCCGGAGAAGGTGGCGTTCGTCGAACCGCCGGAGACGCCGGACGCGACCCAGCAGGGGACGTGGACCACATCGCACAACTTCGAGCTCCGCGGCGACCGCCTCTACACGTCGTGGTACCGGGGCGGCGTGAAGCTCTTCGACGTGAGCGACCCCACGAACCCCGAGGAACTGGCGTGGTGGCGCCAACCCGAACAGGCCAGTTTCTGGACGGCACAGTACCTCTCCGGAGACGCGTTCGTCACGAGCAACCGTGCGGGCAGCGGCGACTACCCCTCCGGCGTCTACACCTTCCCGAACCGCGCCGGCGAGCAGGCGAATCCGCCGTCGATGGCCCCCCAGACGCCCACCACGACGGCCGGAGGCAGTACGACTTCGGGCAGCGACAGCACCGCGACCACGGCAGCCCAGAGCACGACCACGTCGGCTGTCGGCGACACCACGACCGAGGTGCCCGAAGGCAGCGACTCCGGCGTCGGCGTCCCTGGCTTCGGCGTGGTCGCCGGACTGTCGGCTGCGTCGGCGGCCGCGCTGGCGGCGTGGCGGCGTCTCGACTAA